A single Prochlorococcus marinus XMU1410 DNA region contains:
- a CDS encoding ABC1 kinase family protein, with translation MSYPILHYRLKKLKRAFLIWITLISLAINLWIDNIKFIIFKTKSNEKSRVQIKRAKWFTNQLIKLGSAFIKIGQLLSARPDLIPNTWIQELSKLQDQVPNFSFTQVEETIRKELGSKFNEIDQIICDPVGSASLAQVHRATLKDGKKVVFKVQRPNLKELFIIDLGIMQQIAGLLQKNKNWSRGRNWVEIAKECRKVLMKELDFNSEAQYAARFRQQFLEDENVEVPEVIWDMSSEKVLCLSYLEGTKISDLEKLKSQEIDLPKIAEIGAISYLKQLVNYGFFHADPHPGNLAVSNKGKLIFYDFGMMGNISNNLQTRLGGMVKAAALRDASSLVSQLQQAGLISLDIDVGPVRRLVRLMLKEALTPPFSPNIIEKLSGDLYELVYETPFQLPVDLIFVMRALSTFEGVGRMLDPGFNLVSVTKPYLIELMTSNNQNPNDLINQFGRQVGELGSKAVGIPKRIDESLERLEQGDLQLQIRMGESDRQFKKMFTAQKTLGHSILIGSLSIASALLVTNKQNNFALLPLLFALPISIDWIKCQLIMRKGSRLEKLKG, from the coding sequence ATGAGTTATCCAATTCTTCATTATCGTTTAAAAAAATTGAAGAGGGCCTTCCTTATTTGGATAACTCTGATTTCCCTTGCAATAAATTTGTGGATAGATAATATTAAATTCATAATTTTCAAAACTAAGAGCAATGAAAAAAGTAGGGTCCAGATTAAAAGAGCTAAGTGGTTTACTAATCAATTAATAAAGCTTGGTTCAGCATTTATTAAGATTGGACAATTATTATCAGCAAGACCTGATTTAATTCCTAATACCTGGATACAGGAATTATCTAAATTGCAGGATCAAGTTCCTAATTTTTCATTTACGCAAGTTGAAGAAACTATAAGAAAAGAACTAGGGTCTAAGTTCAATGAAATAGATCAAATAATATGTGATCCGGTTGGATCAGCATCACTAGCTCAGGTTCATAGGGCGACTTTAAAAGATGGTAAGAAGGTAGTATTTAAAGTTCAAAGACCCAATTTAAAAGAATTGTTTATTATCGATTTGGGCATAATGCAGCAAATAGCAGGATTATTACAGAAAAATAAGAATTGGAGTCGAGGTAGAAACTGGGTTGAGATTGCGAAAGAGTGCAGGAAAGTGCTCATGAAGGAGCTTGATTTTAATTCCGAAGCACAATATGCAGCACGATTTAGACAGCAATTTCTTGAGGATGAAAATGTTGAAGTTCCTGAAGTAATTTGGGATATGAGTAGTGAAAAAGTGCTTTGTTTAAGTTATTTAGAAGGCACAAAAATAAGCGATTTAGAAAAATTAAAATCACAAGAAATTGATTTGCCTAAAATTGCAGAAATAGGCGCAATCAGCTATTTAAAACAATTAGTAAATTACGGGTTTTTTCATGCAGACCCACATCCAGGGAATTTAGCTGTTTCAAATAAAGGTAAATTAATTTTTTATGATTTTGGAATGATGGGCAATATATCAAATAATCTTCAAACAAGATTAGGGGGGATGGTTAAGGCTGCCGCTTTAAGAGACGCCTCATCGCTTGTTAGTCAATTACAACAAGCGGGGCTCATTTCACTAGATATTGATGTAGGACCAGTTAGAAGATTAGTCAGATTAATGCTTAAAGAAGCCTTAACTCCACCATTCAGTCCAAATATTATTGAAAAATTATCTGGAGATTTATATGAACTTGTTTATGAAACTCCATTTCAATTACCAGTAGATTTAATCTTTGTAATGAGAGCTTTATCAACTTTTGAAGGAGTTGGTAGAATGCTTGACCCAGGGTTTAACCTTGTATCAGTTACCAAGCCTTACTTAATAGAACTTATGACTTCAAATAATCAAAATCCCAACGATTTAATTAACCAATTTGGAAGGCAAGTAGGTGAACTAGGATCGAAAGCTGTTGGAATTCCAAAAAGAATAGATGAAAGTTTAGAAAGATTAGAGCAGGGCGATTTACAATTGCAAATAAGAATGGGAGAGTCTGATAGACAATTCAAAAAAATGTTTACTGCTCAAAAAACGTTAGGACATTCAATTCTTATAGGAAGCTTATCAATTGCATCTGCTTTACTTGTAACCAATAAACAAAATAATTTTGCATTGTTGCCACTTTTGTTTGCATTACCAATAAGTATTGATTGGATAAAATGCCAATTAATTATGAGAAAAGGCTCACGTTTAGAAAAACTTAAGGGTTAA
- a CDS encoding NAD(P)/FAD-dependent oxidoreductase has product MEIIESDVVIIGGGPAGCTCALYTSRSNLKTVILDKNPSVGALAITHQIANYPGVPVDISGEKLLTLMREQAVQYGTDYRRAQVFGIDASGEWKMVYTPEGTFKAKALVLASGAMGRPASFKGEADFLGKGVSYCATCDGAFYKNREVAVVGVNKEAIEEATVLTKFASTVHWITSSDPKSDNEEAMELMDNSNIKHWSRTRLLEILGDDMGVNGVVVKNKQEENPINLNLDGVFVYMSGSKPITDFLGDQIALKEDGGVIVDDFMSTNSDGVWAIGDIRNTPFKQAVVAASDGCIAAMSIDRYLNSRKNIRVDWIHS; this is encoded by the coding sequence TTGGAAATCATTGAGTCAGATGTAGTTATTATCGGAGGAGGCCCGGCCGGATGTACTTGCGCACTTTATACATCTCGTTCAAATTTAAAGACAGTAATTTTAGATAAAAATCCATCTGTTGGCGCCTTAGCAATAACTCATCAAATAGCTAATTATCCAGGGGTTCCTGTTGATATAAGTGGAGAAAAATTACTTACCCTAATGAGAGAACAGGCTGTGCAATACGGCACAGATTATAGAAGAGCGCAAGTGTTTGGAATAGACGCTAGTGGAGAATGGAAAATGGTTTACACGCCCGAAGGCACTTTTAAAGCTAAAGCACTTGTACTTGCAAGTGGAGCCATGGGTAGGCCTGCATCATTTAAGGGAGAAGCGGATTTTCTTGGTAAAGGAGTAAGTTATTGTGCTACATGTGATGGGGCTTTTTATAAAAATAGAGAGGTTGCCGTTGTTGGAGTAAACAAGGAGGCAATTGAAGAGGCAACTGTTCTAACTAAATTCGCATCAACCGTGCATTGGATTACATCAAGTGATCCTAAATCAGATAACGAAGAAGCTATGGAATTGATGGATAATTCAAATATAAAACATTGGAGTAGAACAAGATTATTAGAAATATTGGGAGATGATATGGGTGTTAATGGGGTCGTTGTAAAAAATAAGCAAGAGGAAAATCCTATCAATTTAAATTTAGATGGAGTGTTTGTCTACATGAGTGGTTCGAAGCCGATTACTGATTTTTTAGGGGATCAAATTGCTTTAAAAGAAGACGGAGGAGTTATTGTGGATGACTTTATGTCTACAAATTCTGATGGAGTATGGGCTATTGGAGATATAAGAAACACACCATTTAAGCAAGCCGTAGTTGCAGCTTCTGACGGATGTATTGCTGCAATGTCAATTGATAGATATTTAAATAGTAGAAAAAATATTAGAGTGGATTGGATTCATTCTTAA
- a CDS encoding P-II family nitrogen regulator codes for MKRLDLIFSERELDAIIKTLEKANVPGYTVMKHATGRGPERVVTEDMEFTGLGANAHVIVFCEQELIDKMRDNIRDDLSYYGGVAYISEATPL; via the coding sequence ATGAAAAGATTAGATTTGATATTTAGTGAAAGAGAACTAGATGCAATCATTAAAACATTAGAAAAAGCTAATGTTCCTGGATATACAGTTATGAAACACGCTACAGGCAGAGGACCTGAAAGAGTTGTAACAGAAGATATGGAATTTACAGGATTAGGAGCAAATGCTCATGTAATTGTTTTTTGCGAGCAAGAATTAATAGATAAAATGAGAGATAACATCAGGGACGATTTGAGCTATTACGGAGGAGTCGCTTATATTTCTGAAGCAACACCCCTTTAG
- a CDS encoding sodium-dependent bicarbonate transport family permease has translation MEISPILQNVLAPPVLFFLIGAISVLFKSDLEIPAPLPKLFSLYLLLAIGFKGGIEIQKSGFTDQVLPTLSAAILMSLVIPLIGFLILRFKFDVFNSAAIAAAYGSISAVTFISAESFLESQKIAFDGFMVGALALMESPAIIVGLLLVKFAAPKNRPKSRKMHLSAILHESLLNGSVYLLLSSLIVGFLTASINPSGIEKMEPFTGQLFYGAECFFLLDMGIVAAQRLPRLKNAGSFLIGFAIFMPLFNAFIGVFVARFLSLGPGNSLLFVVLCASASYLAVPAAMRMTVPEAKSSYYISTTLGLTFPFNIVLGIPIYMSLVNTIIPLSPL, from the coding sequence ATGGAAATAAGTCCAATTCTGCAAAATGTATTAGCCCCGCCAGTTCTTTTCTTTTTGATTGGAGCAATATCAGTACTCTTTAAATCTGATTTAGAGATACCAGCTCCATTACCTAAACTCTTCTCCTTATACCTACTCCTAGCTATTGGTTTTAAAGGAGGTATAGAGATACAGAAAAGTGGTTTTACAGATCAAGTATTGCCTACTTTAAGTGCTGCAATACTGATGTCACTAGTAATCCCGCTGATTGGATTTTTAATTTTAAGATTTAAGTTTGATGTCTTTAATTCAGCCGCGATAGCAGCAGCATACGGTTCAATTAGTGCTGTTACATTTATCTCTGCAGAAAGTTTTTTAGAAAGTCAAAAAATAGCTTTTGATGGGTTTATGGTTGGCGCTTTAGCTTTAATGGAGTCTCCTGCAATAATTGTTGGATTATTACTTGTGAAATTTGCAGCTCCAAAAAATAGACCAAAATCAAGAAAAATGCATCTAAGCGCAATATTACACGAATCACTTTTGAATGGATCAGTTTATTTATTGCTCTCAAGCTTGATTGTAGGATTTCTCACTGCTTCCATTAATCCCTCAGGAATTGAAAAAATGGAGCCTTTTACTGGACAATTATTCTATGGAGCAGAATGCTTCTTCTTGTTAGATATGGGAATAGTTGCTGCTCAAAGATTGCCGAGACTGAAAAATGCAGGTTCGTTCTTGATTGGATTTGCCATTTTTATGCCTTTATTTAACGCATTTATTGGTGTTTTCGTTGCAAGATTTTTATCTTTAGGACCTGGCAACTCACTTTTATTTGTGGTTTTATGTGCAAGCGCGTCTTATTTAGCAGTTCCTGCAGCAATGAGGATGACAGTTCCAGAAGCTAAATCTAGTTATTATATTTCAACTACACTAGGTCTAACTTTCCCATTCAATATAGTTCTCGGCATTCCCATATATATGAGTTTAGTAAATACTATTATCCCACTATCACCTTTATAA
- a CDS encoding SulP family inorganic anion transporter, protein MNIINGFHLKNVRGDILGGITAAVVALPLALAFGNAALGPGGAIYGLYGAVVVGFLAALFGGTPAQVSGPTGPMSVTVAGVVAGLAAVGVPRDLSAGQILPLVMAAVVIGGLLQILFGILKLGKYITLVPYSVVSGFMSGIGVIIIALQIGPLLGISTRGGVVESLTTVFSNFQPNGAAIGVAIMTLGIVFLTPRKISQWVPSPLLALLIVTPISILIFGDGAIDRIGEIPRGVPSLNFPSFNQYFPIIFKAGLVLAVLGAIDSLLTSLVADNISQTKHNSDRELIGQGIGNAVAGLFSGLPGAGATMRTVINVKSGGSTPISGMVHSVVLLIVLVGAGPLAEQIPTALLAGILIKVGLDIIDWGFLRRAHKLSLKTSVVMYGVLLMTVFWDLIWAVLVGVFIANMLTIDSITETQLEGMDEDNPLSKDDQAKNALPADEKALLDRCSGEVMLFRLKGPLSFGAAKGISERMMLVRNYKVLILDITDVPRLGVTATLAIEDMMQEAKNNSRKAFVAGANEKVKDRLAKFGVEGIIETRKEALKTALNEIA, encoded by the coding sequence TTGAACATAATTAATGGATTTCATCTGAAAAATGTAAGAGGCGATATTCTAGGAGGCATCACAGCCGCAGTAGTGGCTTTACCTCTCGCTCTTGCTTTTGGAAATGCTGCGTTAGGACCTGGCGGAGCAATTTATGGACTTTATGGAGCAGTAGTAGTTGGTTTTTTAGCCGCATTATTCGGCGGAACACCTGCTCAAGTTAGTGGACCTACCGGTCCCATGAGTGTAACTGTTGCAGGCGTAGTAGCAGGCTTGGCCGCAGTAGGGGTTCCAAGAGATCTTTCTGCAGGACAAATTTTACCTTTAGTTATGGCAGCGGTAGTCATTGGCGGCTTACTGCAAATATTATTCGGGATTCTAAAACTAGGTAAATACATTACTTTAGTTCCATATTCTGTTGTTTCAGGATTTATGTCTGGTATTGGAGTAATAATCATTGCGCTTCAGATTGGACCATTACTTGGAATTAGCACTCGAGGTGGAGTAGTCGAATCTTTAACTACTGTATTTTCAAATTTCCAGCCCAATGGTGCTGCTATTGGAGTTGCAATAATGACACTAGGTATAGTATTTCTTACTCCTAGAAAAATAAGTCAGTGGGTACCTTCTCCTCTCTTGGCACTATTGATAGTTACTCCAATATCAATATTAATTTTTGGAGATGGAGCAATTGATAGAATTGGAGAAATTCCAAGGGGAGTTCCATCTTTAAATTTCCCAAGTTTTAATCAATATTTCCCAATTATTTTCAAAGCAGGATTAGTCCTAGCAGTACTTGGCGCAATTGACTCCTTACTGACATCTCTAGTAGCAGACAATATCTCTCAAACAAAACATAATTCTGATAGAGAACTTATTGGTCAAGGGATAGGAAATGCAGTTGCAGGTCTGTTTTCAGGTTTACCTGGAGCAGGAGCAACAATGAGAACAGTCATAAATGTTAAATCTGGAGGATCAACTCCTATCTCTGGTATGGTTCACTCAGTTGTATTGTTGATAGTTTTAGTTGGTGCGGGACCTTTAGCTGAGCAAATACCAACTGCGTTACTAGCAGGAATCCTTATAAAAGTAGGTTTAGATATTATTGATTGGGGATTTTTAAGGAGGGCTCACAAATTATCTTTAAAAACTTCAGTAGTAATGTATGGCGTACTTTTGATGACAGTTTTTTGGGATTTAATTTGGGCAGTTCTAGTAGGTGTATTCATAGCAAATATGCTCACTATCGATTCAATAACTGAAACTCAACTAGAAGGTATGGATGAGGATAATCCTTTATCAAAAGATGATCAAGCTAAAAATGCATTACCTGCTGATGAAAAAGCACTACTAGATAGATGTTCAGGAGAAGTAATGCTATTTAGACTTAAAGGACCACTTAGTTTTGGAGCAGCTAAAGGTATATCTGAGAGAATGATGCTTGTAAGAAACTACAAAGTTTTGATATTAGATATCACTGATGTTCCAAGACTTGGAGTGACCGCGACTCTGGCAATAGAAGATATGATGCAAGAAGCAAAAAATAATTCCAGAAAAGCATTTGTTGCAGGTGCTAATGAAAAAGTAAAAGATAGATTAGCTAAGTTTGGAGTTGAAGGGATTATTGAAACAAGAAAAGAAGCTTTAAAAACTGCTCTAAATGAAATAGCCTAA
- the hemB gene encoding porphobilinogen synthase — MNSIIRPRRLRRNEAIREMVRENHLTASDFIYPLFIHEKDFKEDISAMPGTYRWDINGLIKEVTRAWELGIRCVVLFPKIDDSLKTEDGAECFNEDGLIPKAIRILKKEIPEMAIMTDVALDPYSCDGHDGLVDETGKILNDETIEILKKQALTQARAGADFIGPSDMMDGRVGAIRTALDSEGFSDVGIISYTAKYSSAYYGPFRTALDSAPRENSKKVIPDNKSTYQMDPANSKEALIESALDQYEGADILMVKPGISYLDIVYRLSTFSNKPIAAYNVSGEYSMVKSAAMKNWINEKDIVLETLLSFKRAGAKLILTYHACDASQWLQDT; from the coding sequence ATGAATTCGATTATTCGTCCAAGAAGATTAAGAAGAAATGAGGCAATTAGAGAAATGGTTAGAGAAAACCATCTAACGGCATCGGACTTTATATATCCATTATTTATTCATGAAAAAGATTTTAAAGAGGACATTTCAGCAATGCCCGGAACTTATAGATGGGATATTAATGGCTTAATAAAGGAGGTTACTAGGGCATGGGAATTGGGAATAAGGTGTGTGGTTCTTTTCCCAAAAATTGACGATAGCTTAAAGACTGAAGATGGAGCAGAATGTTTTAATGAAGATGGTTTAATACCTAAAGCTATTCGAATATTAAAAAAAGAGATTCCAGAAATGGCAATAATGACAGATGTTGCCTTGGACCCATACTCTTGTGATGGTCATGATGGATTAGTTGATGAAACTGGCAAAATATTGAACGATGAAACAATCGAAATTTTAAAAAAACAAGCTTTAACTCAAGCTAGAGCTGGAGCAGATTTTATTGGCCCTAGTGACATGATGGATGGGAGAGTTGGAGCAATTAGAACTGCTCTTGATAGTGAAGGATTTAGTGATGTAGGTATTATTAGTTATACAGCTAAATATTCATCTGCTTATTATGGTCCGTTTAGAACTGCTTTAGATTCGGCTCCTAGAGAAAATAGTAAGAAAGTAATTCCAGACAATAAGTCTACATATCAAATGGACCCTGCCAATTCAAAAGAGGCTTTAATTGAATCTGCATTGGATCAGTATGAAGGAGCTGATATTTTGATGGTAAAACCAGGAATTTCATATTTGGATATTGTTTATAGACTAAGCACATTTTCAAATAAGCCCATAGCTGCATACAACGTTAGTGGGGAGTATTCCATGGTAAAGTCTGCTGCTATGAAGAACTGGATTAACGAAAAAGATATTGTTTTAGAGACATTGCTTAGTTTTAAAAGAGCAGGAGCAAAATTAATACTCACTTATCATGCTTGTGATGCATCTCAATGGTTGCAGGATACTTAA
- a CDS encoding VOC family protein, which produces MKFSQGVNRIGHIALRVDDLERAKSFYIKLGMKLVWDDKDWSYLEAGKGKDGLALLGPSYKAAGPHFAFHFENKKEVENIQNDLKNSGVKVGPLHEHRDGTASFYMKDTEGNWLEMLYVPPEGIQSNT; this is translated from the coding sequence TTGAAGTTTTCACAAGGAGTAAATAGGATTGGTCACATTGCACTTAGAGTAGATGATCTCGAAAGGGCGAAATCTTTTTATATTAAGCTGGGTATGAAATTGGTTTGGGATGATAAAGATTGGTCTTATTTAGAGGCAGGTAAAGGGAAAGATGGACTTGCTTTGTTAGGCCCTAGCTACAAAGCTGCGGGACCTCACTTTGCTTTTCATTTTGAAAATAAAAAAGAAGTGGAAAATATTCAAAATGATTTAAAAAATTCTGGTGTAAAAGTTGGTCCTTTACATGAGCATAGAGATGGAACAGCATCTTTTTATATGAAGGATACTGAAGGAAACTGGCTTGAGATGCTTTATGTTCCTCCTGAGGGTATTCAATCGAATACTTGA
- a CDS encoding endonuclease MutS2, with protein MQEKSYSKKSYSDNTLEEESINLLEWDSLKTHLSSFASTEMGKRSILSFVIPSEYEASKRLLNETVEINELEKNLDKSISFSGVFDISRNIEICSKGGVISSSELLEIAKTIAAARNLKKILLDFEQRPYISSFTKNLIDHQNIETIFKKGIESNGRISDNASNELSILRKEFLSKKLERKILVEKFIQKNLAYLQDTTIGDRYGRPVLAVKVNYVDKFKGIIHDSSSSGNTVYFEPESVVTKGNKIASLEARITAEEFKLLKKWSQVVSDNSENLIEMASILLRLENALTRSRYSKWIGGKTPTFEKSPIISLIGFSHPLLIWEHKKKGAPSPVAVDFYINRNIKVVAITGPNTGGKTAALKGLGLSLLMARAGLLIPSTNNPIIPFCPNIYVDIGDNQSLEENLSTFSGHISRIKEILDSLDYKKGLSVVLLDEIGSGTDPLEGSALAMALLKEFANKSDITFATTHYGDIKALKYNDSRFENVSVAFDEDSLKPKYILNWGIPGRSNALSISKRIGLDESILNEAANYLKPKEVDNINSIIKGLEEEKIKQQNSAEAAAELIARTEILHDELKRNYEYQKINAEKIQEIERSKLSKHIVSAKKEVIDLIKKLRDKNVNGEDTRIIGKRLKEIEKEHLTQKKPEKSISWNPQVGDFVKIKSLNSTGQIVDLDKKDGFYEIKCGSFRSTLSVNDFEGINGEKPNFKSSKIEIKSIREDFSFSKIRTSKNTIDVRGLRVHEAEIIIEEKIRKFHGPLWIVHGIGTGKLKKGLRNWLSGLNYVDKIEDAANNEGGPGCSIAWIK; from the coding sequence ATGCAAGAGAAAAGTTATTCTAAAAAATCATATTCAGATAACACCTTAGAAGAAGAATCTATAAACCTTTTAGAGTGGGATTCATTAAAAACCCATTTATCTTCCTTCGCCTCAACGGAAATGGGTAAACGATCAATTTTAAGTTTTGTTATACCTTCAGAATACGAGGCATCTAAAAGACTTTTGAATGAAACTGTTGAAATTAATGAGTTAGAAAAAAATTTAGATAAATCAATTAGTTTTTCTGGTGTTTTTGATATTAGTAGAAATATTGAAATTTGTTCGAAGGGAGGTGTAATTTCATCTTCTGAATTGTTAGAAATAGCGAAAACAATTGCTGCAGCAAGAAATTTAAAAAAAATCTTATTAGATTTTGAACAAAGGCCTTATATTTCATCATTTACAAAAAATTTAATTGACCATCAGAATATCGAAACGATTTTTAAAAAAGGCATTGAATCCAATGGAAGGATTTCAGACAATGCTAGTAATGAACTATCTATTCTTAGAAAAGAATTTTTATCTAAGAAACTTGAAAGAAAAATATTAGTTGAAAAATTTATTCAAAAGAATTTAGCTTATTTGCAAGATACTACTATTGGAGATCGATATGGAAGGCCTGTTTTAGCAGTGAAAGTTAATTATGTAGATAAATTTAAAGGAATAATTCATGACTCTTCATCTTCAGGAAATACAGTATATTTTGAGCCTGAAAGTGTAGTAACTAAAGGTAATAAGATTGCTTCTTTAGAGGCTAGGATCACAGCAGAAGAATTTAAATTACTTAAGAAATGGTCCCAGGTTGTTAGTGATAATTCAGAAAATCTTATTGAAATGGCATCCATTTTATTGAGATTAGAAAATGCCCTAACTCGTTCAAGATATTCGAAATGGATTGGAGGCAAAACTCCTACTTTTGAGAAAAGTCCTATTATTTCTTTAATTGGTTTTTCTCATCCGTTATTGATTTGGGAACATAAGAAAAAAGGAGCCCCTTCACCAGTAGCTGTCGATTTTTATATAAATAGGAATATTAAAGTTGTAGCTATTACAGGTCCAAATACTGGAGGTAAAACAGCAGCTTTAAAAGGTTTGGGCTTGTCTTTACTTATGGCTAGAGCAGGATTATTGATACCTTCAACTAATAATCCTATTATCCCTTTTTGTCCAAATATATATGTGGATATAGGAGATAATCAATCATTAGAAGAAAATTTATCTACCTTCAGTGGGCACATATCCCGCATAAAAGAAATATTAGATTCACTTGATTATAAGAAAGGATTGTCGGTTGTTTTGCTAGATGAGATTGGATCTGGCACAGATCCTCTTGAAGGAAGTGCTCTTGCGATGGCTTTATTAAAAGAATTTGCAAATAAATCTGATATCACTTTTGCAACTACACATTATGGAGATATTAAGGCTTTAAAATATAACGACTCAAGATTTGAAAACGTATCAGTTGCCTTTGATGAGGATTCTTTGAAGCCAAAATATATACTCAACTGGGGTATTCCTGGGAGAAGTAATGCTTTGTCAATTTCAAAGAGAATTGGTCTCGATGAAAGCATACTCAATGAAGCTGCAAATTATCTAAAGCCAAAAGAAGTTGACAATATTAACAGTATTATCAAAGGACTTGAGGAAGAGAAGATTAAACAACAAAATTCTGCAGAAGCTGCTGCAGAATTGATTGCAAGGACTGAAATATTACATGATGAACTGAAGAGAAATTATGAATATCAAAAAATAAATGCTGAAAAAATCCAGGAAATTGAAAGGTCTAAATTATCAAAACATATTGTATCCGCTAAAAAAGAGGTGATAGATTTGATTAAAAAATTAAGAGATAAAAATGTAAATGGAGAGGATACGAGAATTATTGGAAAAAGATTAAAGGAAATTGAAAAGGAACATTTAACCCAAAAAAAACCTGAAAAGTCAATATCGTGGAACCCTCAGGTAGGTGATTTTGTAAAAATTAAAAGTCTAAATAGTACGGGACAAATTGTAGATTTAGATAAAAAAGATGGTTTTTATGAAATTAAATGTGGTTCATTTAGAAGTACATTATCTGTAAATGACTTTGAAGGTATTAATGGAGAAAAGCCTAATTTCAAAAGTTCAAAAATTGAGATCAAGTCTATAAGAGAAGATTTTTCTTTTTCTAAAATTAGAACGAGTAAAAATACAATTGACGTAAGAGGGTTAAGAGTCCATGAAGCCGAAATAATTATTGAAGAGAAAATTAGAAAATTTCATGGCCCGCTATGGATTGTTCATGGAATTGGCACAGGAAAATTAAAAAAAGGACTAAGAAATTGGTTATCAGGTTTAAATTATGTTGATAAGATTGAAGATGCAGCCAACAACGAGGGTGGCCCTGGTTGCAGTATTGCGTGGATAAAATAA
- the obgE gene encoding GTPase ObgE: protein MQFIDQANIILKAGKGGNGIVSFRREKFVPAGGPSGGNGGRGGSVILMADNNLQTLLDFKFKREIIAEDGCKGGPNKRSGASGEDRILKVPCGTEIRDIKSGIILGDLTKDKQSLTIAIGGRGGHGNAYYLSNQNRAPESFTEGKDGEIWEVQLELKLLAEVGIIGLPNAGKSTLISVVSSARPKIANYPFTTLIPNLGVVRKIDGNGCLFADIPGLISGAADGLGLGHDFLRHIQRTKILVHLIDAIAENPLHDFEIIEQELKKYGKGLLDKERIIVLNKMELVDDDYLKIITKKLEDLSKKKVLVISSSLKKGLSSLLSEVWKRI from the coding sequence GTGCAATTTATTGATCAAGCCAACATTATCCTTAAAGCAGGAAAAGGTGGAAATGGAATAGTTTCATTTAGAAGAGAAAAATTCGTTCCTGCTGGAGGACCTTCGGGGGGAAATGGTGGAAGAGGGGGTTCAGTTATTTTGATGGCTGATAATAACCTTCAAACATTATTAGATTTCAAATTCAAACGTGAAATAATTGCTGAAGATGGATGCAAAGGAGGTCCGAATAAGAGATCAGGTGCTTCAGGTGAGGATAGAATCCTTAAAGTCCCCTGCGGTACAGAAATAAGGGATATTAAATCCGGCATCATTTTAGGAGACTTAACTAAAGATAAACAAAGTTTAACTATTGCCATTGGAGGAAGAGGTGGACATGGTAATGCTTACTATTTAAGTAATCAAAATAGAGCCCCTGAATCATTCACTGAAGGAAAAGATGGTGAGATATGGGAGGTTCAATTAGAACTAAAACTTCTTGCAGAGGTTGGGATTATAGGCCTTCCAAATGCTGGAAAAAGTACTTTGATTTCAGTTGTATCATCTGCCCGTCCAAAAATCGCAAATTATCCTTTCACGACTCTAATACCTAACTTAGGTGTAGTAAGAAAAATTGATGGGAATGGTTGCCTTTTTGCGGATATTCCTGGATTAATATCAGGTGCAGCTGATGGCTTAGGTTTAGGCCATGATTTTTTAAGGCACATCCAAAGAACGAAGATACTTGTTCACTTAATTGATGCAATTGCAGAAAATCCTTTACATGATTTTGAGATTATTGAGCAGGAATTAAAAAAATATGGGAAAGGTCTTTTAGATAAAGAGAGGATAATAGTGTTAAATAAAATGGAGCTGGTAGATGATGATTATTTGAAAATAATTACAAAAAAGTTAGAAGATTTATCAAAAAAGAAAGTTTTAGTTATTTCTTCATCTTTAAAAAAAGGTTTATCCTCACTGCTTTCTGAAGTGTGGAAAAGGATCTAA
- a CDS encoding CP12 domain-containing protein, producing the protein MKSIDEHIQKDQSEIESAKAEGNLPKVRHLTEELKELEEYKDHHPEDKHDPNALELFCDANPDEPECLVYDD; encoded by the coding sequence ATGAAATCCATTGACGAACACATCCAAAAAGATCAATCGGAAATCGAATCTGCAAAAGCAGAGGGCAATCTTCCAAAGGTCAGACATTTAACTGAAGAGCTAAAAGAACTCGAAGAATATAAGGATCATCATCCAGAAGATAAACATGATCCTAATGCTTTGGAATTATTTTGCGACGCAAACCCAGACGAACCAGAATGTCTTGTTTATGATGATTAA